The Pectobacterium parmentieri genome segment CCTCGGCGTGGGCACCTACCGCTCCATGAAAGCCAACATTGATAATGAAAATGCCCCCGGCGTTTTTGATGCGCTTCCCTTCTTGATCGCCAATACCAAACACGTCATGGGGTTACCTGAATTAGACGATGAGCCCTATATCTCGATGGCGGGCAAACGCGTCGTGGTGCTCGGCGGTGGAGATACTGCAATGGACTGCCTGCGCACATCCGTTCGGCAAGGTGCGATATCCGTAACCTGCGCCTATCGCCGTGATGAAGCCAACATGCCCGGCTCGAAAAAAGAGGTTAAAAACTCCCGCGAAGAAGGCGTGGAATTCATGTTTAACGTTCAGCCACAGAAAATCTGCCTCAATGAACAGGGCGAGGTGTGCGGTATTAGTCTGGTTCGAACCGAGCTGGGCGAGCCTGATGCCAGCGGCCGTCGTCGTCCGCGCCCGATTCCTGGTTCGGAATTCGTTCAGCCTGCAGAAGCCGTGATAACCGCATTTGGTTTTCAATCACACAGTATGCCGTGGCTGGAAGAGGCTGACGTCGATCTGGATAATTGGGGATACATCACTGCCCCGCTCGATAGTCAGATACCTTGCCAAACCAATCATCCGCGTATTTTTGCGGGTGGTGATGCCGTGCGCGGTGCCGATCTGGTGGTTACCGCTATTGCTGATGGGCGGAAAGCCGCATTGGGGATGATTGCAACGATGGGGCTGACCGCCGTCACGGGTGCTCTTCCCGCACACCCGCAGCGCCACGAGATAAACGCAGTACGCGAGGAGGTCCGCACATGAATCAATTTGTTATCGCCGAAGCAGAAAAATGTATCGGTTGCCGGACTTGTGAGATCGCCTGCGCGGTCGCGCATAGCGGTGGCCAAAGTGCACAACTGCGGCCATCTCACTTCTTTCCCCGTCTGAAAGTGATTAAAAGCGCCAGCGTCAGCGTACCTGTTCTGTGCCGCCAGTGTGAGAACGCCCCCTGTGCCAGCGTGTGTCCAAATGACGCGCTGGTGCGCGATCGGGATAGCATTCAGGTTATTCAGTCCCGCTGCATCGGCTGCAAAAGCTGTGTCGTCGCCTGTCCCTTCGGTGCCATCAATGTGGTAACGAAAGCCTCAAATGACGAGAGTACGCAAAGTGAAGTCCACAAATGCGACTTATGCGTCGATGTAGCCCCAAGCCCTTCCTGCGTCAGCGTGTGCCCAACGTCGGCGCTTCGGTTAGTGACTGCGGATGAGCTACGTAAGCAGACGCTGGAAAAACAGCAGCGTTCCGCATTGGGGTGGCCGAACCATTAAACAAACGGGAATATGACGGACAGAGAGGGACGCCACAAAACACTGATGCAGAAAATTCGCGGAGCC includes the following:
- a CDS encoding 4Fe-4S binding protein — encoded protein: MNQFVIAEAEKCIGCRTCEIACAVAHSGGQSAQLRPSHFFPRLKVIKSASVSVPVLCRQCENAPCASVCPNDALVRDRDSIQVIQSRCIGCKSCVVACPFGAINVVTKASNDESTQSEVHKCDLCVDVAPSPSCVSVCPTSALRLVTADELRKQTLEKQQRSALGWPNH